In one Paraburkholderia azotifigens genomic region, the following are encoded:
- the cysS gene encoding cysteine--tRNA ligase, giving the protein MPPLMLYDTWSRTLRPFVSIDAGRVGMYCCGPTVYDHAHIGNLRTYVFEDILRRALVRNGYEVRHVVNITDVGHLVSDADEGEDKMEKGSRRTGESAWTIANRYTDAFMSDWRALNLLAPSVWCRATDHIAEQIAFIVELEHAGYVYRTDDGLYFDTSKQDSYGHIARLDRAGLQAGKRVGLGAKKNITDFALWKFSALDVKRQMEWDSPWGRGFPGWHIECSAMSAKYLGTWFDIHCGGEDHVAVHHSNEIAQTEAAYGTRLANFWMHGHFLTLSAGKMSKSGGDFIRLQTLNDRHIDPIAYRYLCLAAHYRSNLHFTWASLDAAQTALNRLRHAYAGWPEGGAVDARFVERFDARVNEDLDVPSALAVLWELVKSDSPAATRRATVDSFDAVLGLGLRDWTLPATEIPDDIQGLLDERMRVRLERDWAKADELRARLRLLGWRVEDGRDGQRVVRISADNPDHIAS; this is encoded by the coding sequence ATGCCGCCGCTCATGTTGTACGACACCTGGTCGCGCACGCTGCGCCCGTTTGTATCGATCGATGCGGGCCGTGTCGGCATGTACTGCTGCGGACCGACTGTCTATGACCACGCGCATATCGGCAATCTGAGAACCTATGTGTTCGAGGATATCTTGCGCCGCGCGTTAGTGCGCAATGGCTACGAAGTGCGACATGTCGTGAACATCACCGATGTCGGCCATCTGGTCTCCGATGCCGATGAAGGCGAGGACAAGATGGAGAAGGGCAGCCGACGCACGGGCGAGTCGGCGTGGACAATTGCGAATCGCTATACCGACGCGTTCATGTCGGACTGGCGCGCGCTCAATCTGCTGGCGCCGTCGGTGTGGTGCCGCGCCACCGATCATATCGCTGAGCAAATCGCCTTTATCGTTGAACTCGAACATGCGGGTTATGTGTACAGGACGGACGACGGCCTCTACTTCGATACCAGCAAGCAGGATAGCTACGGCCACATCGCAAGACTCGATCGCGCTGGCTTGCAGGCGGGCAAGCGCGTAGGGCTTGGTGCAAAGAAGAACATTACTGACTTCGCGCTGTGGAAGTTCAGTGCCCTCGATGTGAAGCGGCAAATGGAATGGGACAGTCCTTGGGGGCGCGGCTTTCCAGGGTGGCATATCGAGTGCTCGGCGATGTCCGCGAAGTACCTTGGCACATGGTTCGATATCCATTGCGGTGGCGAAGACCATGTCGCCGTGCATCACAGCAATGAAATCGCACAGACGGAAGCGGCCTACGGTACGCGCCTCGCGAACTTCTGGATGCATGGTCACTTTCTGACGCTAAGCGCCGGGAAGATGTCGAAGTCCGGTGGAGATTTCATTCGTCTGCAAACGCTGAACGACAGGCATATCGATCCGATTGCATATCGGTATCTATGCCTTGCCGCGCACTATCGCAGCAACTTGCATTTCACATGGGCATCGCTGGATGCGGCGCAGACCGCGTTGAACCGGCTTCGTCACGCTTATGCAGGTTGGCCCGAAGGCGGCGCCGTCGATGCTCGATTCGTCGAGCGATTCGACGCGCGAGTGAATGAGGATCTCGACGTCCCCAGTGCGCTCGCCGTGCTTTGGGAACTGGTGAAGAGCGACTCGCCGGCCGCGACGCGGCGCGCGACCGTCGACAGTTTCGATGCAGTGCTGGGGCTCGGATTGCGCGACTGGACGCTTCCCGCGACAGAGATTCCCGACGACATTCAGGGGCTGCTCGACGAACGCATGCGAGTGCGGCTCGAACGCGACTGGGCAAAGGCCGACGAGCTAAGAGCCAGGTTACGGCTTTTGGGCTGGCGAGTTGAAGATGGTCGCGATGGACAACGTGTAGTCCGGATATCTGCCGACAATCCAGATCACATTGCTTCGTGA
- the acnB gene encoding bifunctional aconitate hydratase 2/2-methylisocitrate dehydratase: MLENFRAHVAARAALGIPPLPLSAQQTAELVELLTNPPAGEEQTLLDLITNRVPAGVDEAARVKAGFLAAVAKGETACALISRARATELLGTMLGGYNISPLIELLSDAEVGAVAADALKKTLLMFDQFHDVKELADKGNANARAVMQSWADAEWFTSRPEVPQSLTITVFKVTGETNTDDLSPAPDATTRPDIPLHALAMLKNARPGITPEEDGKRGPVKFIESLKEKGHLVAYVGDVVGTGSSRKSATNSVLWFTGEDIPFIPNKRFGGVCLGSKIAPIFYNTMEDAGALPIELDVSQMEMGDVVELRPYEGKALKNGAVIAEFQVKSDVLFDEVRAGGRIPLIIGRGLTAKAREALGLAPSTLFRLPQQPASSTKGFSLAQKMVGRACGLPEGQGVRPGTYCEPKMTSVGSQDTTGPMTRDELKDLACLGFSADLVMQSFCHTAAYPKPVDVKTHQTLPNFISNRGGIALRPGDGVIHSWLNRMLLPDTVGTGGDSHTRFPIGISFPAGSGLVAFAAATGTMPLDMPESVLVRFKGKMQPGVTLRDLVNAIPLYAIKQGTLTVAKQGKKNIFSGRILEIEGLPDLKVEQAFELSDASAERSAAGCTVHLNKEPIIEYLNSNITLLKWMIAQGYQDPRSLQRRIKAMQQWLADPQLLSPDADAEYAAVIEIDLADIHEPIVACPNDPDDVKTLSDVAGAKIDEVFIGSCMTNIGHFRAASKLLEGKRDIPVKLWVAPPTKMDQKQLTEEGHYGVFGTAGARTEMPGCSLCMGNQAQVREGATVMSTSTRNFPNRLGKNTNVYLGSAELAAICSRLGKIPSKEEYMADIGVINANGDKIYQYMNFDQIEDFKEVADTVQM, from the coding sequence ATGCTTGAAAACTTTCGTGCACACGTGGCCGCACGCGCCGCGCTCGGCATTCCTCCCCTGCCGCTGTCGGCCCAGCAGACGGCCGAACTGGTGGAACTGCTGACGAATCCGCCCGCCGGCGAAGAGCAGACGCTGCTCGACCTGATCACCAACCGCGTGCCCGCAGGCGTGGACGAAGCCGCCCGCGTGAAGGCAGGCTTCCTGGCTGCCGTGGCCAAGGGTGAGACAGCCTGCGCGCTGATCTCGCGCGCCCGCGCCACCGAACTGCTCGGCACCATGCTGGGCGGCTACAACATCTCCCCGCTGATCGAGCTGCTGTCCGATGCCGAAGTGGGCGCCGTGGCCGCTGACGCGCTGAAGAAAACCCTGCTGATGTTCGACCAGTTCCACGACGTCAAGGAACTCGCCGACAAGGGCAACGCCAACGCCCGCGCCGTGATGCAAAGCTGGGCCGACGCCGAGTGGTTCACGAGCCGTCCCGAAGTGCCGCAAAGCCTGACCATCACCGTCTTCAAGGTGACGGGCGAAACGAACACCGACGACCTGTCGCCCGCCCCGGATGCGACCACCCGCCCGGACATCCCGCTGCACGCGCTGGCGATGCTGAAGAACGCGCGTCCCGGCATCACGCCGGAAGAAGACGGCAAGCGCGGTCCCGTCAAGTTCATCGAGTCGCTGAAGGAAAAGGGCCACCTGGTCGCGTACGTGGGTGACGTGGTCGGCACGGGCTCCTCGCGCAAGTCGGCGACCAACTCGGTGCTGTGGTTCACGGGCGAAGACATTCCCTTCATCCCGAACAAGCGCTTCGGCGGCGTGTGCCTCGGCAGCAAGATCGCCCCCATCTTCTACAACACGATGGAAGACGCAGGCGCGCTGCCGATCGAACTCGACGTGTCGCAGATGGAAATGGGCGACGTGGTCGAACTGCGCCCTTACGAAGGCAAGGCGCTGAAGAACGGCGCGGTCATCGCCGAATTCCAGGTCAAGTCCGACGTGCTGTTCGATGAAGTGCGCGCCGGCGGCCGCATTCCGCTGATCATCGGCCGCGGCCTGACGGCCAAGGCGCGCGAAGCGCTGGGCCTGGCTCCGTCCACACTCTTCCGCCTGCCGCAGCAGCCGGCCAGCAGCACCAAGGGCTTCTCGCTCGCGCAGAAGATGGTTGGCCGCGCCTGCGGTCTGCCGGAAGGCCAGGGCGTGCGTCCGGGCACGTACTGCGAACCGAAGATGACCTCGGTCGGCTCGCAGGACACCACGGGCCCGATGACCCGCGACGAACTGAAGGATCTGGCGTGCCTCGGCTTCTCCGCCGACCTCGTCATGCAGTCGTTCTGCCACACGGCCGCTTATCCGAAGCCGGTGGACGTAAAGACGCACCAGACGCTGCCGAACTTCATCAGCAACCGTGGCGGCATCGCGCTGCGTCCGGGCGACGGCGTGATCCACTCGTGGCTCAACCGCATGCTGCTGCCCGACACCGTCGGCACGGGCGGCGACTCGCACACGCGCTTCCCGATCGGCATCAGCTTCCCGGCGGGTTCGGGTCTGGTCGCCTTCGCGGCTGCGACGGGCACGATGCCGCTGGACATGCCGGAATCGGTGCTGGTCCGCTTCAAGGGCAAGATGCAGCCGGGCGTGACGCTGCGCGACCTCGTCAACGCGATTCCGCTGTACGCGATCAAGCAAGGCACGCTGACGGTCGCCAAGCAGGGCAAGAAGAACATTTTCTCGGGCCGCATTCTCGAAATCGAAGGTCTGCCGGACCTGAAGGTCGAGCAGGCGTTCGAACTGTCGGACGCGTCGGCTGAGCGTTCGGCCGCCGGTTGCACGGTGCACCTGAACAAGGAACCGATCATCGAGTACCTCAACAGCAACATCACGCTGCTGAAGTGGATGATCGCGCAGGGCTATCAGGATCCGCGCAGCCTGCAGCGCCGTATCAAGGCGATGCAGCAATGGCTGGCCGACCCGCAACTGCTGTCGCCGGATGCCGACGCCGAGTACGCAGCCGTCATCGAAATCGATCTGGCCGACATCCACGAGCCGATCGTGGCGTGCCCGAACGATCCGGACGACGTGAAGACGCTGTCGGACGTGGCCGGCGCGAAGATCGACGAAGTGTTCATCGGCTCGTGCATGACCAACATCGGTCACTTCCGTGCCGCGTCGAAGCTGCTGGAAGGCAAGCGCGATATCCCCGTCAAGCTGTGGGTCGCTCCGCCGACCAAGATGGACCAGAAGCAGCTGACGGAAGAAGGCCACTACGGCGTCTTCGGCACCGCTGGCGCGCGCACCGAAATGCCGGGCTGCTCGCTGTGCATGGGCAACCAGGCACAGGTGCGCGAAGGCGCGACGGTCATGTCGACGTCGACGCGTAACTTCCCGAACCGTCTGGGCAAGAACACGAACGTGTACCTCGGCTCAGCGGAACTGGCAGCAATCTGCTCGCGTCTGGGCAAGATTCCGTCGAAGGAAGAGTACATGGCCGACATCGGCGTCATCAACGCGAACGGCGACAAGATCTATCAGTACATGAACTTCGACCAGATCGAAGACTTCAAGGAAGTGGCGGACACCGTGCAGATGTAA
- a CDS encoding branched-chain amino acid ABC transporter substrate-binding protein has product MKTPLSFTRFALATSLAAGALMASPAVLAGDVTIGFAAPLTGGSAHYGVDLKRGVELALDDANAKKLVIGGQPVHFVLDAEDDQGDPRMGSQVAQKMVDSKVVGIVGHFNSGTSIPASRIYNTAGIPMVSPTATNPTLTSQGFVNVFRVVNSDAQMGQLAGHSAVNALKGKSIAVIDDRTSFGQGMADEFVKGVEAAGGKIVDREFTQDKAVDFKSQLTRIKSFNPDVVFWGGLDQQAGLLMKQMRQLGIRAAMLGGGSFENETFLKVAGESAEGAMSWDYGIPLSRMKTGREFDEKMKAKYKEGVVAYAPSAYDATWVLINAMQKANSTDPKAYGPFVKSVSFEGISGNIAFMPNGDMKDPTATFYKVVGGKWVPQAVAVGDKVEPLKN; this is encoded by the coding sequence ATGAAGACCCCGCTTTCGTTCACACGCTTCGCGCTGGCCACGTCACTGGCTGCTGGCGCACTCATGGCCAGTCCCGCGGTGCTTGCGGGCGACGTCACAATCGGCTTCGCGGCGCCTTTGACGGGAGGGTCGGCGCACTACGGCGTCGATCTGAAACGCGGCGTCGAACTGGCGCTCGATGACGCCAACGCGAAGAAACTCGTGATCGGCGGACAGCCGGTGCACTTCGTCCTTGATGCCGAGGACGATCAGGGCGACCCGCGCATGGGTTCGCAGGTCGCGCAGAAAATGGTGGACTCGAAGGTCGTGGGCATCGTCGGGCACTTCAATTCGGGCACGAGCATCCCTGCATCGCGCATCTACAACACGGCAGGCATTCCGATGGTCTCGCCGACGGCGACGAACCCGACGTTAACCTCGCAAGGCTTCGTTAATGTGTTCCGCGTGGTCAACTCCGACGCGCAGATGGGGCAGCTGGCGGGCCACTCGGCCGTCAATGCGCTCAAGGGCAAGAGCATCGCCGTGATCGACGATCGCACGTCGTTCGGGCAAGGCATGGCAGATGAATTCGTCAAAGGCGTTGAGGCCGCGGGCGGCAAGATCGTCGATCGCGAGTTCACGCAGGACAAGGCCGTCGACTTCAAGTCTCAACTCACTCGAATCAAGTCGTTCAATCCCGATGTGGTGTTTTGGGGCGGTCTCGACCAGCAGGCGGGTTTGCTGATGAAACAGATGCGGCAACTGGGCATCCGTGCTGCGATGCTCGGCGGCGGCAGCTTCGAGAACGAGACGTTCCTCAAGGTTGCTGGCGAAAGCGCGGAAGGCGCGATGTCGTGGGACTACGGCATTCCGTTGTCCAGGATGAAGACGGGCCGCGAATTCGACGAGAAGATGAAGGCCAAATACAAGGAGGGCGTGGTGGCGTATGCGCCGTCCGCGTACGACGCCACGTGGGTGCTGATCAACGCGATGCAAAAGGCCAATTCGACGGACCCGAAAGCATACGGGCCGTTCGTGAAGTCGGTTTCGTTCGAAGGCATCTCCGGCAATATCGCCTTCATGCCGAACGGCGACATGAAGGATCCGACGGCGACGTTCTATAAGGTGGTCGGCGGTAAGTGGGTGCCGCAGGCCGTCGCTGTCGGCGACAAGGTCGAGCCGCTCAAGAACTGA
- a CDS encoding FadR/GntR family transcriptional regulator, producing MTLDAETLLKSAASSGKRRSLTELVIQALNDKIDRGEYAPGAKLPTEPELCTEFGVSRTVIREAVASLKLGRRLIARHGVGVFVATATEQPSGMGFIDSNTLNNSMHVLELRIGVETECAAYAAQRRSAAHLRALKEVYARMEIVAVDDDAECARADFEFHLAVATCSENPHFTSILRTLGQEIIIDLRLKHAKANPKERKTYIRRIQREHGDILDAIEKQDESAARRAMRRHLNESLERYHNLSSTRAE from the coding sequence ATGACTCTGGATGCTGAAACCCTCCTTAAAAGCGCTGCGAGTTCGGGAAAGCGTCGCAGCCTGACCGAACTGGTCATTCAGGCACTCAACGACAAGATCGACCGGGGCGAATATGCGCCCGGCGCCAAGCTGCCGACCGAGCCCGAACTGTGCACCGAATTTGGCGTCAGCCGCACGGTGATCCGCGAAGCGGTCGCGTCGCTCAAACTCGGGCGCCGTCTGATTGCGCGTCACGGCGTGGGCGTGTTTGTCGCCACTGCGACAGAACAGCCCAGCGGGATGGGCTTCATCGACTCCAACACGCTCAACAACTCGATGCACGTGCTCGAGTTGCGCATCGGCGTCGAAACCGAGTGCGCCGCCTATGCCGCGCAGCGCCGTTCCGCGGCCCATTTGCGCGCGCTAAAAGAAGTGTATGCACGCATGGAAATCGTCGCCGTCGATGACGATGCCGAATGCGCGCGCGCCGATTTCGAATTCCATCTTGCCGTCGCTACCTGCTCCGAGAATCCGCACTTCACGTCGATCCTGCGAACGCTGGGACAAGAGATCATTATCGATCTGCGGCTGAAGCACGCGAAGGCAAATCCGAAAGAACGCAAGACCTACATCCGGCGTATTCAGCGCGAGCATGGTGACATTCTCGACGCGATCGAGAAGCAGGACGAAAGCGCGGCGCGCCGCGCAATGCGGCGCCATCTCAACGAAAGCCTCGAGCGCTATCACAATCTGTCGAGCACGCGCGCAGAGTGA
- a CDS encoding SDR family NAD(P)-dependent oxidoreductase, with product MKNQRVVIVGGASGLGLTVAKLMLADGAESVALIDKNGPLLDETVGALKAQGHQVFGAVGDITRKESAQEVFRKALEALGRVDCLINSAAIYPRRPILEISDDEWDLENAVNIKGTYHMMVAAIEHMRSRPKVEAHVAGRIVNITSVDAFKAHPQNAHYAATKAAVVSLTKSFAQEVAKDGILVNSVAPAGFATDKAKKAGFLGELAAANPLGRAAEPEEIAQWVVMMASARNTYATGENVIVSGGYIYA from the coding sequence ATGAAGAATCAACGAGTCGTTATCGTCGGCGGCGCTTCCGGGCTTGGGTTGACCGTCGCAAAGCTGATGCTCGCGGATGGCGCGGAAAGCGTCGCGCTGATCGACAAGAACGGGCCACTGCTCGACGAAACCGTCGGCGCGCTGAAGGCGCAAGGTCACCAGGTGTTCGGCGCGGTCGGCGACATCACGCGCAAGGAATCCGCGCAGGAAGTTTTTCGCAAGGCGCTGGAAGCGCTCGGCCGTGTCGACTGCCTGATCAACAGCGCGGCGATCTATCCGCGCCGCCCGATCCTCGAGATTTCCGACGACGAGTGGGATCTCGAGAACGCCGTCAATATCAAGGGCACTTATCACATGATGGTCGCCGCGATCGAACACATGCGCAGCCGTCCGAAGGTCGAGGCGCATGTCGCGGGACGTATCGTGAACATCACGTCGGTCGATGCATTCAAGGCTCATCCTCAGAACGCACACTATGCCGCGACCAAGGCGGCCGTCGTGAGCCTGACGAAATCGTTCGCACAGGAAGTGGCGAAGGACGGCATTCTCGTCAATTCGGTTGCACCGGCAGGCTTTGCAACGGACAAGGCGAAGAAGGCAGGTTTTCTCGGCGAACTGGCTGCTGCGAATCCGCTGGGACGTGCAGCGGAACCCGAGGAAATCGCGCAATGGGTCGTCATGATGGCGAGCGCGCGCAACACCTATGCGACGGGAGAAAACGTCATCGTGAGCGGCGGCTATATCTACGCCTGA
- a CDS encoding SDR family oxidoreductase yields MIAHSYRTALVTGASSGIGRAIAQRLVNDGLQVYALGRDAKALDALASECNVTPIALDLQDTAPLRDLFGRVDIDVVVNNAGLLPAIAKFGESDPADIDRMIDINLRAPLRLAHMALDGMTRRKRGHLFFVGSSAGRFPHPNTAVYGATKAAISMFCDSLRCDLLGTKVRVTEIAPGRVQTSLYRTALGTQGANEKLYDAYRSIQPENIAELIATALSLPEAVDVSRMEVFPTDQAAGGSQIVTVE; encoded by the coding sequence ATGATTGCCCATTCCTACCGGACCGCACTGGTCACGGGCGCGTCCAGCGGCATCGGACGCGCGATCGCGCAGCGGCTCGTCAACGACGGGCTGCAGGTCTATGCGCTCGGCCGCGACGCCAAGGCGCTCGATGCGCTCGCGAGCGAGTGCAACGTGACGCCCATCGCGCTGGATCTGCAGGACACGGCGCCCTTACGCGATCTGTTCGGGCGTGTCGACATCGACGTCGTCGTGAATAACGCGGGACTGCTGCCCGCCATTGCGAAATTCGGCGAAAGCGATCCGGCGGATATCGACCGCATGATCGATATCAATCTGCGCGCGCCGCTGCGTCTCGCGCACATGGCGCTCGACGGCATGACAAGGCGCAAGCGCGGCCATCTGTTTTTTGTCGGTTCGAGCGCGGGTCGTTTTCCGCATCCGAATACGGCCGTCTATGGCGCGACCAAGGCCGCAATCAGCATGTTCTGCGATTCGCTGCGTTGCGATCTGCTCGGCACCAAAGTCCGCGTCACGGAGATCGCGCCGGGCCGCGTGCAAACGAGCCTGTATCGCACCGCGCTCGGCACGCAAGGCGCGAACGAAAAGCTCTACGACGCCTATCGCTCGATCCAGCCCGAAAACATTGCAGAACTGATTGCCACGGCGCTCTCGTTGCCCGAAGCAGTCGACGTCTCGCGCATGGAAGTTTTTCCGACCGACCAGGCTGCGGGTGGCTCGCAGATCGTCACGGTCGAGTAA
- a CDS encoding NAD(P)/FAD-dependent oxidoreductase — translation MAQQASKQHYDVVIVGGAVVGSATAYFLATNPDFKGSVLVVERDWTYAKSATALSSASIRHQFSNPLNIRISQFGTEFIRNFHERVAVDGDAPELGFKENGYLYLGDAQGAPMFERNYATQRENGADVALLDQAQLKARFPWLNTEGLVNGVYGQSGEGWFDSYGLLQGMRKKARSLGIEYIENEVVDVIREGASITGVRLKSGESIGCGLLVNAAGTRGPAIARLAGLDIPVEPRKRCLFVFDCRTPLQGTVPLTIDTTGIFFRPEGQYYLTGCYPEPDPLADVDDFDVIHSEFDEIIWPALAERVPAFEAIKVVNAWAGHYDFCVLDHNAIVGPHPEVTNFLFANGFSGHGLQQSPAIGRGLSELIVYGGYRSLDLAPLGYERVVENKPFLEEGVI, via the coding sequence ATGGCACAGCAAGCATCAAAGCAGCACTACGACGTGGTGATCGTGGGCGGCGCGGTCGTCGGCAGCGCGACCGCATATTTTCTGGCGACGAATCCGGACTTCAAAGGCTCGGTGCTCGTCGTCGAGCGAGACTGGACCTATGCGAAGTCCGCGACGGCGCTGTCGAGCGCGTCGATCCGTCATCAGTTCTCGAATCCGCTGAACATCCGCATTTCGCAGTTCGGCACCGAGTTCATCCGCAATTTCCATGAACGGGTTGCCGTCGACGGCGACGCGCCCGAACTCGGCTTCAAGGAAAATGGCTATCTGTACCTCGGCGACGCGCAAGGCGCGCCGATGTTCGAGCGCAACTACGCGACGCAACGCGAAAACGGCGCCGACGTCGCGCTACTCGATCAGGCGCAGCTGAAAGCCCGCTTTCCGTGGCTGAATACGGAAGGGCTCGTGAACGGCGTCTACGGACAAAGCGGCGAAGGCTGGTTCGACAGCTACGGACTGCTTCAGGGCATGCGAAAGAAGGCGCGCTCGCTCGGCATCGAATACATCGAAAACGAAGTGGTCGATGTGATCCGTGAAGGCGCGAGCATCACGGGCGTCAGGCTGAAGAGCGGCGAGAGCATCGGTTGCGGCCTGCTGGTGAACGCCGCGGGCACGCGCGGCCCGGCAATTGCGCGTCTGGCCGGCCTCGACATTCCCGTGGAGCCGCGAAAGCGCTGCCTGTTCGTCTTCGACTGCCGCACGCCGCTGCAAGGCACTGTTCCCCTCACGATCGATACGACGGGTATCTTCTTCCGGCCCGAAGGACAGTACTACCTGACGGGCTGCTATCCGGAGCCCGATCCGCTCGCGGACGTCGACGACTTCGACGTGATCCATTCCGAGTTCGACGAGATCATCTGGCCGGCGCTTGCCGAACGCGTTCCCGCATTCGAAGCCATCAAGGTCGTGAATGCGTGGGCGGGCCATTACGACTTCTGCGTGCTGGACCATAACGCGATCGTCGGCCCGCATCCGGAAGTCACGAACTTCCTGTTCGCCAACGGATTCAGCGGACATGGCTTGCAGCAGTCGCCCGCCATCGGGCGAGGCTTGAGCGAACTGATCGTCTACGGCGGATACCGCTCGCTCGATCTCGCGCCGCTCGGTTATGAGCGTGTGGTCGAGAACAAGCCCTTCCTCGAAGAAGGCGTGATCTGA
- a CDS encoding NAD-dependent epimerase/dehydratase family protein, giving the protein MTDISKPPFKNILITGAAGALGSVLRESLRPYAEQLTLSDRASLGEVRANERHFVCDLADRNAVFDMMKGVDMVIHLGGAPRENTFQVILDSNIAGSYHIYEAARQEGVKRVIYASSVHAIGFYECVETIDANVPQRPDSLYGVSKAFVENLSRYYFDKFGLESVCVRIGSCFPKPVDRRMLATWLSYDDFSHLCIQALMTPSVGHMIVYGNSNNSANFWDNTQAGYLGYRPQDCADAYRAEVYANTPIGDPKHPAVRFQGGQFAADGHFEDDPKNR; this is encoded by the coding sequence ATGACCGACATCAGCAAGCCTCCGTTCAAGAACATCCTGATCACGGGCGCCGCGGGCGCGCTCGGCTCCGTGCTGCGCGAATCGCTGCGGCCGTATGCCGAACAGCTGACGCTCAGCGATCGCGCATCGCTCGGCGAAGTCCGCGCGAACGAGCGTCACTTCGTCTGCGACCTGGCCGACCGCAACGCCGTGTTCGACATGATGAAGGGCGTCGACATGGTCATACATCTGGGCGGCGCGCCCCGCGAGAATACGTTTCAGGTCATTCTCGATTCGAACATCGCAGGCAGCTATCACATCTACGAAGCGGCGCGCCAGGAAGGCGTGAAGCGCGTGATCTACGCGAGTTCCGTTCACGCGATCGGCTTCTACGAATGCGTAGAGACCATCGACGCGAACGTGCCGCAGCGCCCGGACAGCCTCTATGGCGTAAGCAAGGCATTCGTCGAAAACCTGTCGCGCTACTACTTCGACAAGTTCGGCCTCGAGTCGGTGTGCGTGCGCATCGGCTCGTGCTTTCCGAAGCCCGTCGACCGCCGCATGCTGGCCACCTGGCTTTCCTACGACGACTTCTCGCATCTGTGCATCCAGGCGCTGATGACGCCAAGCGTCGGCCATATGATCGTCTACGGCAACTCGAACAACAGCGCGAACTTCTGGGACAACACGCAGGCGGGCTACCTCGGGTATCGCCCGCAAGATTGCGCCGACGCATATCGCGCCGAGGTCTATGCGAACACGCCCATCGGCGATCCGAAGCATCCTGCCGTGCGTTTTCAGGGCGGTCAGTTCGCCGCCGACGGCCACTTCGAAGATGATCCGAAGAACCGGTAA